The Humulus lupulus chromosome 4, drHumLupu1.1, whole genome shotgun sequence genome has a window encoding:
- the LOC133830025 gene encoding uncharacterized protein LOC133830025 gives MDPIKLEKIKAINKYRRNQLLKNLFFHSLTAIASLYLLSPLWLPPITSSMEVILFVYVPKLPSLFFSSKFVFIVGNLIIVALIGESKIFSSEKSSPTTTTDHSYYEEYISTSAKQIKHLQALVPHEENRLICIGEQKKMITWEKVDDGEKGVVVVEKKLEDFHVGEVITLPNEDLKKRADDFIARVNKQRVFEAREMLCDVELMDL, from the coding sequence ATGGATCCAATCAAGCTTGAAAAGATTAAGGCAATCAACAAATACAGAAGGAATCAGCTTTTGAAGAATTTATTCTTCCATTCCTTGACAGCAATAGCAAGTCTATACTTGTTGAGCCCTCTATGGCTTCCCCCCATAACTTCTTCAATGGAGGTCATATTATTTGTCTATGTCCCAAAACTCCCTTCACTCTTTTTCAGCTCCAAATTTGTTTTCATAGTGGGAAACCTCATTATTGTTGCCCTTATTGGAGAGTCCAAAATCTTTTCCTCAGAAAAGTCTTCTCCAACTACCACTACTGATCACTCTTACTATGAAGAGTACATAAGCACCAGTGCTAAGCAAATTAAACACCTGCAAGCTTTAGTTCCTCATGAGGAAAACAGACTAATATGCATAGGAGAGCAGAAAAAAATGATCACTTGGGAAAAGGTAGATGATGGTGAGAAAGGGGTTGTAGTTGTGGAGAAAAAGTTGGAGGATTTTCATGTTGGTGAGGTTATAACTTTGCCTAATGAGGATTTGAAGAAAAGGGCTGATGATTTTATTGCAAGGGTCAACAAACAAAGGGTCTTTGAAGCTAGAGAAATGCTTTGTGATGTTGAATTAATGGACTTATAG